The following proteins are encoded in a genomic region of Gopherus flavomarginatus isolate rGopFla2 chromosome 14, rGopFla2.mat.asm, whole genome shotgun sequence:
- the ORC6 gene encoding origin recognition complex subunit 6: MRPMEEPGVIQRLAPKLGIAAPGVLRKAEEYLRLSQVKCTGLLAQMTATSNAVMCLDLAAGYMQHPVDKSYLVKLSGLNKRTYQSCMKSFECLLGLNSNMGIRDLAVQFCCTEAVNTASQILQRYESSLSEMQQMDLDLSKPLFTTAALFTACRCLKLKVDKKKMVDTSGVKKAIFDRLCSQLETIGQQISRDCASLTPQPTQSQKTLLECTEKEEEHEDEVETPRKRQKSETEAKQDYEEWKKRILENAAKAKGASV; this comes from the exons AAAAGCAGAAGAATATCTGCGACTGTCCCAGGTGAAGTGCACGGGATTGTTGGCTCAGATGACGGCAACGAGCAATGCAGTGATGTGCCTGGACCTAGCAGCTGGCTATATGCAACACCCAGTGGACAAA agcTACTTAGTTAAACTCTCCGGTTTGAACAAGAGGACTTACCAGAGCTGTATGAAGTCTTTTGAGTGTTTGCTAGGTTTGAACTCCAATATGGGAATCCGAGATTTGGCTGTACAGTTCTGCTGCACAGAGGCAGTGAACACCGCTTCACAGATATTACAAAG GTATGAATCCAGTCTCTCTGAAATGCAGCAGATGGATCTTGATTTATCAAAACCCTTGTTCACAACAGCTGCATTGTTCACAGCCTGCAG GTGCTTGAAACTAAAAGTGGATAAGAAGAAAATGGTGGATACCTCTGGGGTGAAGAAGGCTATATTCGATCGGCTCTGCAGCCAGCTGGAGACAATTGGCCAGCAGATCAGCA GAGACTGTGCTTCACTGACTCCTCAGCCAACCCAAAGCCAGAAGACCTTGCTTGAATGCACTGAAAAGGAGGAGG AACATGAAGATGAAGTTGAGACCCCTCGCAAGCGGCAGAAAAGTGAAACCGAAGCAAAACAAGACTATGAAGAATGGAAAAAGAGAATCCTGGAAAACGCTGCTAAGGCAAAAGGGGCCAGTGTCTGA